A genome region from Chengkuizengella sp. SCS-71B includes the following:
- a CDS encoding cold shock domain-containing protein, protein MEVCNLKGSVKWFNAEKGYGFIQVEGGDDVFVHFSAIQGDGFKTLDEGQEVEFEITEGDRGPQAANVVKL, encoded by the coding sequence ATGGAGGTATGCAATTTGAAAGGTTCAGTTAAATGGTTTAACGCAGAAAAAGGTTATGGTTTTATTCAAGTTGAAGGTGGAGACGATGTTTTTGTACATTTCTCTGCAATTCAAGGCGACGGATTTAAAACTTTAGATGAAGGTCAAGAAGTTGAATTCGAAATTACTGAAGGTGACCGTGGTCCTCAAGCAGCTAACGTTGTTAAGTTATAA
- a CDS encoding ABC transporter permease: MLNLVRNENMKLYKKVQTWVMIGLLLFIQLIMALVVRDFGFSWVAFADLSSILTSIIAIYAIVVASSIVASEFSNGTIKLLLIRPVSRTKILASKYVAILLYIAFLILLNLISSIMIGYLFLGSASANSEISLGSILQNYGFTSIELIMTVTFSFMISSIFRSSVLSIILSIVIHFFSSSVVSILSQLNYQFGKYFLYSNTDLRQYLNGNDPKFEGMSLGFSIGVLVVYFILFIFISQYVFKKRDVAV; this comes from the coding sequence ATGCTTAATCTTGTTCGTAATGAAAACATGAAATTATATAAAAAAGTTCAGACTTGGGTAATGATAGGGTTGCTACTTTTTATACAACTAATTATGGCTCTAGTAGTAAGAGACTTTGGGTTTAGTTGGGTAGCTTTTGCAGACTTAAGCAGTATTCTTACTTCCATTATTGCCATCTATGCTATTGTTGTTGCTTCAAGTATTGTTGCTTCTGAATTTTCAAACGGGACAATCAAATTATTATTAATTAGACCAGTTAGCAGAACAAAAATATTAGCATCTAAATATGTAGCCATTTTATTATACATTGCGTTTCTAATCTTATTAAATCTCATCTCTTCTATTATGATTGGATATCTTTTTCTCGGATCAGCATCAGCAAATAGTGAAATTTCATTAGGTTCTATTTTACAAAACTATGGATTTACAAGTATTGAATTGATCATGACCGTTACGTTTTCATTCATGATTTCATCTATTTTTAGAAGTAGCGTTTTATCAATTATTTTGTCTATTGTTATCCACTTTTTTAGTTCTTCAGTGGTGAGTATTCTAAGTCAATTAAATTATCAATTTGGAAAATATTTTTTATACTCTAACACTGATTTAAGACAATATTTAAATGGAAATGATCCCAAGTTTGAAGGAATGAGTTTAGGTTTCTCTATCGGAGTTTTAGTTGTATATTTTATTTTGTTTATATTTATTTCACAATATGTCTTCAAAAAAAGAGATGTTGCGGTATAG